A stretch of Gemmatimonadota bacterium DNA encodes these proteins:
- a CDS encoding NeuD/PglB/VioB family sugar acetyltransferase, which produces MTRRVVLIGGGEHAGVVAEVMRSLGDAVTVLGFLDPDPAARVADLAHLGADEALPSLGKPWAVLGFGAPGDVAARRSAVEAAAAHVEGWMTVVHRAAWVSPSAVIGAGAVILPGAIVHTRASVGAHAIVNSRSVIEHDVALGDFVHVAPGAVIGGGAIVAAGAFVGLGAVVRDHTHIGEEAVVGMGAVVVSAVGAGRTVLGNPARPA; this is translated from the coding sequence GGGCGTGGTGGCCGAAGTCATGCGCTCGCTCGGCGACGCCGTGACCGTGCTCGGCTTCCTCGACCCGGACCCCGCGGCGCGGGTCGCGGATCTCGCCCATCTTGGCGCCGATGAGGCCCTGCCATCGCTCGGCAAACCCTGGGCGGTGCTGGGCTTCGGTGCACCAGGTGACGTGGCTGCCCGGCGCAGCGCGGTAGAGGCAGCGGCGGCCCACGTCGAAGGCTGGATGACCGTGGTTCACCGCGCCGCGTGGGTCTCACCGAGCGCCGTCATCGGCGCGGGGGCGGTGATCCTTCCGGGGGCGATCGTGCACACGCGCGCGAGCGTCGGCGCCCACGCGATCGTGAACAGCCGCTCGGTCATCGAGCACGACGTCGCGCTGGGAGACTTCGTGCACGTTGCTCCCGGAGCCGTGATCGGCGGTGGTGCGATCGTGGCGGCAGGCGCGTTCGTGGGCCTCGGGGCCGTCGTGAGGGACCACACACACATCGGAGAGGAGGCCGTCGTGGGCATGGGGGCCGTAGTCGTCAGCGCCGTTGGGGCCGGGCGCACCGTGCTTGG